The DNA window GCGGTGTTATCAACTGGAAATCTACTACGGTCCGTTTGAACGCCACATCACGTTGCCGCCCGATATACCCATCGACCGCGACAATATCTCTGCTACCTATCGTAACGGTGTGTTGACAGTGCGTCTTCCCAAGAGCATCCAGGAAGAAACACCGGCTATCCGACGTATTCCCATCACCGAAAGCGAGCGGGAGAGTGAATAGCGGAGGGAAAGCGAGGGAGGCAATATGGCAGACGTAGAGACCCCAGTCACGCCGGGCAGCGATAACGAGAAGGACCTGCGGATGGAAATCCCGGAAGTGCTGAACCTCCTACCACTTCGGGATACGGTGGTGTTTCCGGTGCTTATCGTGCCCATCGCTGTAGGCAGAGAGAGCTCCATCAAACTCATCGACGACTCGGTGGTGGGAGGCAACCGGATTATCGGTGTGGTGGCGATGAAAGACCCCACCGTCGAGAACCCCACGCTGGATGATGTGTATCGGGTGGGCACGGCGGTGGTCATCCGCATGATGGGCAAAATGCCGGATGGCATCCGCCTGATTGCTCAGGGCATCAGCCGTATTGAGATACTGGAGGCAGTGCAGAGGCAACCCTACCTGCGCGTGCGGGTGCGCGTGGTACAGGAGCCGACACAAATCAGCGAGGAAGACAGCCTGGAGATTGAGGCACTGCGCCGGAACATCGCCGCCGCTTTCCAGAAGGTGGTGCAGCTGTCGCCGAACCTTCCTGACGAGCTGGAGGGCATCGCACTCAACGTCACCGAGCCTCATGTACTGACCGACCTGGTCGCGGCGCATTTGCCTGTCTCTATCGCTGACAAGCAGAAGATTCTGGAGACCTTTGACCTTAAGGAGCGAATGCGCCTGTTGCTGCAGATGCTGGTGCGAGAAGTGGAAGTGCTGGAGCTGGGCAGCAAGCTGCAGTCGGAGGTGCATTCGGAGCTCAGCAAGACACAGCGCGAGTACTACCTGCGTGAACAGCTCAAAGCCATCCAGCGCGAGCTGGGCGAGATGGACGAGAACATGGCGCAGATCGAGGAGCTGCGCCAGAAGATTACCGAAGCCAAGATGCCTCCCGAGGCGGAGAAAGAGGCTCTGCGCGAGCTGGACAGGCTGTCGCGTATCCCCTCTGCTTCGCCCGAATACACCGTCGCGCGCACATACATCGAGACCATGGTCGCGCTGCCCTGGAGCATCTCCACCGAGGACAATCTGGACATCTCGCAGGTGCGACAGGTGCTGGACGAAGACCACTACGGGCTGGAGAAGGTCAAGGAGCGTATTCTGGAGTATCTCGCGGTGCGCAAGTTCAAGACCGAAGGCACCATGCGCCAGCCAATCCTGTGTCTGGTGGGTCCGCCGGGCGTGGGGAAGACCAGTTTAGGTCGCTCAATTGCTCGTGCGCTGGGCAGGAAGTTCGTGCGTATCTCACTGGGCGGCATCCGCGATGAGGCGGAGATTCGTGGACACCGTCGCACCTACATCGGTGCACTGCCCGGACAGATTATTCAGGGTATCCGACGGGCAGGCTCCAACAACCCCGTCTTTATGCTGGATGAGATAGACAAGGTAGGGGCGGACTTCCGCGGCGACCCGTCCGCTGCGCTTCTGGAAGCACTGGACCCCGAGCAGAACAGCCAGTTCCGCGACCACTATCTGGATGTGCCTTTTGACCTTTCGAAGGTGCTGTTCATCACCACTGCCAACGTGCTGGATACCATCCTGCCGCCGCTGCGCGACCGTATGGAGGTCATCGAAATCCCCGGTTACACTGAGGATGAGAAGCTGGAGATTGCGAAGCGCCACCTCATCCCACGCCAGATGCAGGAGCACGGGCTGAACGAGGAAGAGCATATCCAGTGGACAGAGGAGGGCATCCGCGCCATTATTCGGGGTTACACGCGCGAGGCAGGGGTGCGCAATCTGGAGCGGGAAATCGCCTCCGTGTGCCGCAAGGTGGCGCGCCGCTTTGCGGAAGGGGAGACCGGGAAGGTGGTGGTAGACGCTGCCAAAGTGGAGGAGTTTCTTGGCGCGCCCCGCTTCGAGTTCGAAGAGATTTCCGAGCGCACCTCGCAGCCCGGTGTGGCGGTTGGGCTGGTGTGGACGCCCGTCGGTGGGGACATCGTGTTCGTGGAGGCCACGCTGATGCCGGGCAACAAAGGGCTGTTGCTGACCGGCCAGCTGGGCGACGTGATGCGCGAGTCGGCGCAGACCGCGCTGAGCTACATCCGCAGCCACGCAAAGGAGATGGGCATAGACCCCAGCTTCTTCGAGAAGCATGATATTCACATCCACGTACCCGCTGGGGCGATACCGAAGGATGGGCCTTCGGCAGGCATCACGATGGCAACTGCGCTGGCATCACTGCTTACGGGCAGGTGTGTGAAGCCGCGCGTGGCGATGACAGGAGAGATCACGCTGTCTGGACGGGTGCTGCCGGTCGGTGGCATTAAGGAGAAGGTACTGGCGGCGCACCGTGCAGGTATCGAGACAGTGATATTGCCCTCACGCAATAAGAAGGACCTCGTCGAAGATGTGCCGGAGCAGGTGCGCACACAGATGCGCTTCGTGTTTGTGGACACCATAGACGAGGTGTTGAAAGAGTCGCTTGCTATCTCCACCAACGGCGCGAAGCGCACCCGCACCCGCCGTAAGGCGAAAGAGGCGGCGCCGGTGGGGTAGAGAATCATTTACTCCACCGGCGGTAAGGAGGCAGGGTCGCGCCGCCGCACTTTAATCAGCCACCATCGCACCGCATCGTCCACGAGGGTGTGCATGATGGGGATATCCAGCAGGGTCAGCACCGTGCCCGCAATCAACCCGCCAATGATGACGGTGCCCAGCGGTTGATAGGCATCTATTCCGGTGGGCGGCGCGAAAGCCACTGGCGAGAGGGCGATGATGGTGGTGAGTGAAGTCATCAGGATGGGGCGCAATCGCTGCGGGCACGCCTGAATGACTGCTTTGTTGCGCGGGATGCCCTGGTCGCGATAGCGCATGATGAGGTCAATCAGCAGGATGGCGGTGGTGATGTCCATGCCGGTAAGCACGATGACCGCCATAATGGACACCGAGCTGAAGGCTTGCCCGGTTAGCCACAGGGCAAAGAACACGCCCGACAGTTCCAGCGGCAACGAGAACACCATCTGCGCCGGCTGGAGGAACCCCCGGAACTGCGCCACCAGCACCAGAAAGATGAACACCACTGCCAGCATCAACCCCTGAAGCAGTCGGCGGAAGCTGTCCATCATTTGCGTCATATCGCCGCGCACTTCGATGCCGTAACCGGGAGGCCAGTTGAGCTGCATCTGCGCCCGCATCATCACATCCATCGCCACGTCCATCGACGGGCGATTGCGCACCTGTTCCCCTTCGCGCCCTGGGGGCACATAGTCTGCCTTCCGGTAGTAACCCATGACGCTCACCACACGCCGGAAGTTGTCGCGTTCGATCAGGGTAGGGGTTTCGCGATACTCGACGCGGGCGACCGTTTTAAGAGGCACCTGTCTGCCGTCAGCGGTCGTGATGCTCAGCTGCTCGATATCGGAGGGGGAGAGGCGGTCTTTCTCATCATAGCGGATGAGGATGGTGGTTTGACGCTTGTTCTCCATGCGGAAGAACTCGGTAGTGAACCCTCCCCGCAACGCATAATATGCCTGCTCGGCGATTTCGGCAGGGGTCAGTCCCAACTCCGCCGCTCGACGGGCGTCCACCTGTATCTGATAGGTAGGCTTCTCCATCGCCCACGAGGTGGCGACCTGATAGATGTCGGGCACCTGAGTGCGGGCGATGTGCGCGACCTGCTCCGCCAGCATGGACACGATTTTCAAATCGGGTCCGTACACCAGCAACTGGATGGGAGCTGCGGAGGAGGCCATCACGTCAGACCCCATCTCTTTAATCTGCAGGCGGCGGATGCCCGGAATGGTGGCGGTTGCTTCCGCCACGATGCCGTCCATAATGGTCCAGATGTCGCGCTTGCGAGTGTCCTTATCGGTGAAGGTAAGCATGGCTACTGCGCCATTGGTCATGCCCATCGAGTAACCGTTAAAGTATGCCCCTGAGGTGTAGCCGGGTCCACCCTCGAAGCCAATCTCGATGGAGGCGTGCTGGATTTCGGGGTACTTC is part of the Bacillota bacterium genome and encodes:
- the lon gene encoding endopeptidase La, whose product is MADVETPVTPGSDNEKDLRMEIPEVLNLLPLRDTVVFPVLIVPIAVGRESSIKLIDDSVVGGNRIIGVVAMKDPTVENPTLDDVYRVGTAVVIRMMGKMPDGIRLIAQGISRIEILEAVQRQPYLRVRVRVVQEPTQISEEDSLEIEALRRNIAAAFQKVVQLSPNLPDELEGIALNVTEPHVLTDLVAAHLPVSIADKQKILETFDLKERMRLLLQMLVREVEVLELGSKLQSEVHSELSKTQREYYLREQLKAIQRELGEMDENMAQIEELRQKITEAKMPPEAEKEALRELDRLSRIPSASPEYTVARTYIETMVALPWSISTEDNLDISQVRQVLDEDHYGLEKVKERILEYLAVRKFKTEGTMRQPILCLVGPPGVGKTSLGRSIARALGRKFVRISLGGIRDEAEIRGHRRTYIGALPGQIIQGIRRAGSNNPVFMLDEIDKVGADFRGDPSAALLEALDPEQNSQFRDHYLDVPFDLSKVLFITTANVLDTILPPLRDRMEVIEIPGYTEDEKLEIAKRHLIPRQMQEHGLNEEEHIQWTEEGIRAIIRGYTREAGVRNLEREIASVCRKVARRFAEGETGKVVVDAAKVEEFLGAPRFEFEEISERTSQPGVAVGLVWTPVGGDIVFVEATLMPGNKGLLLTGQLGDVMRESAQTALSYIRSHAKEMGIDPSFFEKHDIHIHVPAGAIPKDGPSAGITMATALASLLTGRCVKPRVAMTGEITLSGRVLPVGGIKEKVLAAHRAGIETVILPSRNKKDLVEDVPEQVRTQMRFVFVDTIDEVLKESLAISTNGAKRTRTRRKAKEAAPVG